The region GCTTTTGTGGCTACTTTTTCATTACTAATAAGCCAATCTAAACTCGATTCAATCAATTGATTTTCTTGATTTTCGGTTAAAAGAATTGTTTTTGATTCTGAAATAAATTGACAAATTTTTGAAATTGAGCGTAACGCAGAACTGTTTTTATATAAAGATAAATGGGAACAGAATTTTTCTAAGTAAGGAATGATTAAATCCAGTTCTTTTTCTAGAACTAATTCTAAAGCCCAACAAGCCTTAAAGTGGTTTTTGTCTGAAATAGTAAAACTTAAATCAATAAGTTCTTGTAAAACATCTTGATTTTGGAGTGCTAAATCTCTATTGCTATCTCGATCTTGTCTATGAGCATTGCTTTTTTCAAGCTGTAAATAAAAAGGAGTTTTGCTAGTTGTCACACTTTAATTTGTTAAGAGTTATTGGTAAATATATCTATTTTGCAAAAAAAATACAATTCTTGATACTTAATCCTGAATACTTTGTAAATTTGCCGTTTATTTTTCTAAACAACATGATACAATTACACGACAAAAAATTTGAAGTATTCATTACTCATGAAGAAATTCAATTTGCCATTAAAAACATGACAAAACAAATAGAAGATGATCATTGTGATGAGGTCCCAGTATTTGTTGGGGTATTAAATGGTGCTTTTATGGTAGTTTCAGATGTAATTAAAAATTATGATTCGCCTTGTGAAGTGAGTTTTGTTAAAATGGCTTCATATGAAGGGACAGCTACAACTAATGAGGTGAAACAACTCATAGGGATTAACCAAAATTTAGAAGGAAGAACCGTAGTGATTTTGGAAGATATTGTAGATACTGGGAATACTGTAGAAGAATTAAAAAAAATGTTTAAAGCGCAAAAAGTAAAACATTGTAAAATTGCTACCTTGTTCTTTAAACCAGAAGCGTATACAAAAGATATTAAAATTGATTATGTGGGTATTCGAATTCCAAATAAATTTATTGTTGGATTTGGATTGGATTATGATGGTTTAGGAAGAAATTTAAAAGACGTTTACCAACTTTCAGAATAAAAAACAACATTTAACTTTATAACTTACAACAAAACACAATGATTAACATCGTTTTATTTGGGAAACCAGGAGCAGGAAAAGGTACTCAAGCAGAATTTTTAAAAGAAAAATATAATTTAACACATTTATCTACTGGTGACATTTTTAGATTTAATATCAAGAATGAAACAGAATTAGGTCAATTGGCAAAAACTTATATGGATAAAGGTGATTTAGTGCCAGATTCTGTAACGATTCAAATGTTACAAAGTGAAGTGGAAAAAAATCCCAATTCAGCTGGATTTTTATTTGATGGCTTCCCAAGAACTATTGCGCAGGCAGAAGCGTTAGATGCTTTTTTAGTTTCTAAAGGACAAGCTGTTACAGCAACTATCGCTTTAGATGCTGATGATGAAATTTTAGTACAACGTTTGTTGGAAAGAGGTAAAACGTCAGGACGTCCGGATGATCAAGATGAAGAAAAAATTAGAAACAGATACCAAGAATATAACGAAAAAACAGC is a window of Flavobacterium indicum GPTSA100-9 = DSM 17447 DNA encoding:
- the hpt gene encoding hypoxanthine phosphoribosyltransferase produces the protein MIQLHDKKFEVFITHEEIQFAIKNMTKQIEDDHCDEVPVFVGVLNGAFMVVSDVIKNYDSPCEVSFVKMASYEGTATTNEVKQLIGINQNLEGRTVVILEDIVDTGNTVEELKKMFKAQKVKHCKIATLFFKPEAYTKDIKIDYVGIRIPNKFIVGFGLDYDGLGRNLKDVYQLSE
- a CDS encoding adenylate kinase, coding for MINIVLFGKPGAGKGTQAEFLKEKYNLTHLSTGDIFRFNIKNETELGQLAKTYMDKGDLVPDSVTIQMLQSEVEKNPNSAGFLFDGFPRTIAQAEALDAFLVSKGQAVTATIALDADDEILVQRLLERGKTSGRPDDQDEEKIRNRYQEYNEKTAPLIEFYKAQNKYHAVNGIGAIEEITERLSLIIDKL